One genomic window of Arvicola amphibius chromosome 4, mArvAmp1.2, whole genome shotgun sequence includes the following:
- the Acap1 gene encoding arf-GAP with coiled-coil, ANK repeat and PH domain-containing protein 1 produces MTVKLDFEECLKDSPRFRASIELVEAEVSELESRLEKLLKLGTSLLESGHHYLAASRAFIVGICDLAHLGPPEPMMAECLEKFTVSLNHKLDSHAELLDATQHTLQQQIQTLVKEGLRGFREARRDFWRGAESLEAALTHNAEVPKRRVQEAEEAGIALRTARAGYRSRALDYALQVNVIEDKRKFDIMEFVLRLVEAQATYFQQGHEELNRLAQYRKELGAQLHNLVLNSAREKRDMEQRHVLLKQKELGGEEPEPSLKEGPSGLVMEGHLFKRASNAFKTWSRRWFTIQNNQLVYQKKYKDPVTVVVDDLRLCTVKLCPDSERRFCFEVVSTSKSCLLQADSERLLQLWINAVQSSIASAFSQARLDNSPRGPGQVSGYLALGSAATLGCGGAARGREPGGVGQVAAQVQSVEGNAQCCDCREPAPEWASINLGVTLCIQCSGIHRSLGVHFSKVRSLTLDSWEPELVKLMCELGNVIINQIYEARVEAMAVKKPGPSCSRQEKEAWIHAKYVEKKFLTKLPEIRGRRGGRVPPRGHPPVPPKPAVRPQPGIVRSKSESPSDDLGSLHPGALLFQAAGHPPSLPTMADALAHGADVNWVNGAQGNATPLIRATAANSLLACEFLLQNGANVNQADSAGRGPLHHATILGHTGLACLFLKRGADLGARDTEGRDPLTIAMETANADIVTLLRLAKMREAEAAQGQAGDETYLDIFRDFSLMASDDPEKLSRRSHDLHTL; encoded by the exons ATGACGGTCAAGTTAGATTTTGAAGAATGTCTCAAGGACTCACCCCGCTTCCG AGCCTCAATTGAACTGGTGGAAGCTGAAGTGTCAGAATTGGAGTCCCGCCTGGAAAAG CTCCTCAAGTTGGGTACCAGCCTCCTGGAAAGTGGGCACCATTACCTTGCTGCCAGCCGTGCTTTCATAGTTGGCATTTGTGACCTGGCTCACCTGGGCCCACCTGAGCCCATGATGGCG GAGTGTCTGGAAAAATTCACTGTGAGCCTAAACCACAAGCTGGACAGCCACGCC GAGCTTCTTGATGCTACTCAACACACACTGCAGCAACAAATCCAGACTCTGGTCAAGGA AGGTCTCCGAGGTTTCAGAGAGGCTCGCAGGGATTTCTGGAGAGGGGCGGAGAGCCTGGAGGCTGCCCTTACCCACAATGCAGAGGTCCCCAAGCGCCGCGTCCAAGAAGCAGAGGAGGCTGGAATTGCTTTAAGGACTGCCCGAGCCGGGTACCGGAGTCGGGCATTGGATTATGCCCTGCAG GTCAATGTGATAGAGGATAAGAGGAAGTTTGACATCATGGAGTTC GTGCTACGTTTGGTAGAGGCCCAGGCTACCTACTTCCAGCAGGGCCATGAAGAACTAAACCGCCTGGCTCAGTATCGGAAGGAGTTGGGTGCCCAG TTACACaacctggtcttgaactctgcgagagagaagagagacatggAACAGAGGCACGTGCTACTGAAGCAGAAG gagctgggtggtgaggaGCCAGAGCCAAGCCTAAAGGAGGGGCCTAGTGGCCTGGTGATGGAAGGACACCTTTTCAAACGGGCCAGCAACGCATTTAAGACCTGGAGCAG ACGCTGGTTTACCATTCAGAACAACCAACTGGTCTACCAGAAGAAATACAAG GACCCTGTGACCGTCGTGGTGGATGACCTTCGTCTCTGTACTGTGAAGCTCtgtccagactcagaaagacgtTTCTGTTTCGAAGTGGTATCCACCAGCAA GTCCTGTCTCCTCCAGGCTGACTCTGAGCGCCTCCTGCAGCTGTGGATCAATGCTGTTCAGAGCAGCATTGCCTCTGCCTTCAGCCAGGCTCGCCTTGATAACAGCCCTCGTGGTCCAGGCCAG GTCTCAGGATACCTTGCCCTGGGCTCTGCTGCTACCCTGGGGTGTGGCGGGGCAGCCAGAGGAAGGGAACCTGGGGGAGTTGGGCAGGTGGCAGCCCAGGTACAAAGTGTAGAGGGAAATGCCCAGTGCTGCGACTGCAGGGAGCCGGCCCCAGAGTGGGCCAGCATCAACCTCGGTGTCACCCTCTGCATTCAGTGCTCCGGCATCCACAG GAGCCTTGGTGTTCATTTCTCCAAAGTCCGGTCTCTGACCCTTGACTCCTGGGAACCAGAACTTGTGAAG CTTATGTGTGAGCTGGGTAATGTCATCATCAACCAGATCTATGAGGCCCGGGTGGAGGCCATGGCAGTGAAGAAGCCAGGGCCCAGCTGCTCTCG GCAGGAAAAAGAAGCCTGGATCCATGCCAAGTATGTGGAAAAAAAGTTTCTGACCAAGCTTCCTGAAATTCGAGGGCGAAGAGGTGGCAGGGTACCCCCAAGAGGACATCCTCCTGTGCCCCCAAAGCCTGCTGTCAGGCCGCAGCCAGGGATTGTCAGGTCCAAATCAG AGTCCCCATCTGATGACCTGGGAAGCCTGCACCCTGGGGCCCTGCTGTTCCAAGCTGCTGGacatcctccatctcttcctaccATGGCTGATGCCCTGGCCCATGGAGCTGATGTCAACTGGGTCAATGGGGCTCAGGGGAATGCCACACCTCTGATCCgggccacagctgct AATTCCCTTTTGGCCTGTGAGTTTCTCCTCCAGAATGGGGCAAACGTGAACCAGGCAGACAGTGCTGGCCGGGGCCCACTTCACCATGCCACCATTCTTGGCCACACAGG gCTTGCTTGCCTGTTTCTGAAACGGGGTGCAGATCTGGGGGCTCGAGACACAGAAGGCAGGGACCCTCTGACTATTGCAATGGAAACTGCCAACGCTGACATCGTAACCCT GTTACGACTGGCAAAGAtgagggaggctgaagcagcccAGGGCCAGGCAG GAGACGAGACATATCTCGACATATTCCGAGACTTCTCTCTCATGGCGTCGGACGACCCCGAGAAACTCAGCCGTCGCAGTCACGACCTCCATACTCTTTGA
- the Kctd11 gene encoding BTB/POZ domain-containing protein KCTD11, which yields MLGAMFRADTLMPANLNPQGDGHYFIDRDGKAFRHILNFLRLGRLDLPRGYGETALLKAEADFYQIRPLLDALRELEASRGTPAPRAALLHADVDVNPRLVHFSARRGPHHYELSSVQVDTFRANLFCTDPECLGAMRNRFGVASGDRAESGPHFRLEWASRPRELPEVEYERLGLQPLWTGGPENRREVANTPAFLEEVLRVALEHGFRLDSVFPDPEDLLNSRSLRFVRH from the coding sequence ATGCTGGGGGCCATGTTTAGGGCTGACACCCTTATGCCAGCCAATCTCAACCCGCAAGGAGATGGCCATTACTTTATCGACAGAGATGGCAAGGCTTTCCGGCACATCCTCAATTTCCTGCGGCTGGGCCGTCTGGACCTGCCCCGTGGGTATGGAGAAACTGCACTTCTTAAGGCAGAAGCTGACTTCTACCAGATCCGGCCCCTCCTGGATGCCCTGCGGGAATTGGAAGCTTCTCGGGGTACCCCAGCACCCAGAGCTGCCCTGCTCCATGCAGACGTAGATGTCAACCCTCGTCTGGTGCACTTCTCTGCTCGAAGGGGCCCACACCACTATGAGTTGAGCTCTGTCCAGGTGGACACCTTCCGAGCCAACCTCTTCTGTACTGACCCTGAGTGTCTGGGTGCCATGCGCAACCGATTTGGTGTGGCCAGTGGGGACAGGGCAGAGAGTGGACCACATTTTCGTCTAGAGTGGGCCTCCCGCCCCCGGGAACTTCCTGAAGTGGAGTATGAAAGATTGGGGCTGCAACCACTGTGGACTGGGGGGCCAGAAAATCGGCGGGAGGTGGCGAACACGCCTGCTTTCCTGGAGGAGGTGCTGAGGGTGGCTCTGGAACATGGTTTCCGCCTGGACTCTGTCTTCCCAGACCCCGAAGATCTGCTGAACTCTAGATCTTTACGCTTTGTCCGCCACTGA
- the Tmem95 gene encoding sperm-egg fusion protein TMEM95 isoform X2, giving the protein MWVLALLGVFLAVAKACIFCRLPAHALPSRLAQLGSQMETPWKEWASPDFSAFALDEVTMNKITEKTHRVLRVMEIKGSISLLPTYWRWLQKTKIPQYTREALCAPVCWGSTILYNCSTCEGKEVSCWPRKRCFPGSHDLWDAKILLLSIFQIVLLLGVVSLHVEYHHLQAKGL; this is encoded by the exons atgtgggtgctggcactgCTTGGGGTTTTCCTGGCCGTTGCCAAGGCTTGTATCTTCTGTCGCCTCCCAGCCCATGCCTTGCCAAGCCGTCTGGCTCAGCTCGGTAGCCAGATGGAGACGCCTTGGAAGGAATGGGCTTCCCCGGATTTCTCAGCCTTTGCCTTAG ATGAGGTGACCATGAACAAAATCACAGAGAAGACTCACAGAGTCCTGAGGGTCATGG AGATAAAAGGATCCATCTCCTTGCTTCCTACATATTGGCGATGGCTTCAGAAGACCAAGATCCCCCAGTACACCAGGGAAG CTCTCTGTGCTCCTGTCTGCT GGGGCAGCACCATCCTGTACAACTGCTCCACCTGCGAGGGCAAGGAGGTGTCTTGTTGGCCCCGAAAGCGCTGCTTCCCAG GAAGTCACGATCTGTGGGACGCTAAGATTCTGCTCTTATCGATCTTCCAAATTGTCCTGCTTTTGGGTGTTGTGAGCCTCCACGTGGA GTACCACCACCTGCAAGCGAAAGGCTTGTGA
- the Tmem95 gene encoding sperm-egg fusion protein TMEM95 isoform X1: MWVLALLGVFLAVAKACIFCRLPAHALPSRLAQLGSQMETPWKEWASPDFSAFALDEVTMNKITEKTHRVLRVMEIKGSISLLPTYWRWLQKTKIPQYTREALCAPVCCEPWLRPPTLLLLSPAGGSTILYNCSTCEGKEVSCWPRKRCFPGSHDLWDAKILLLSIFQIVLLLGVVSLHVEYHHLQAKGL; the protein is encoded by the exons atgtgggtgctggcactgCTTGGGGTTTTCCTGGCCGTTGCCAAGGCTTGTATCTTCTGTCGCCTCCCAGCCCATGCCTTGCCAAGCCGTCTGGCTCAGCTCGGTAGCCAGATGGAGACGCCTTGGAAGGAATGGGCTTCCCCGGATTTCTCAGCCTTTGCCTTAG ATGAGGTGACCATGAACAAAATCACAGAGAAGACTCACAGAGTCCTGAGGGTCATGG AGATAAAAGGATCCATCTCCTTGCTTCCTACATATTGGCGATGGCTTCAGAAGACCAAGATCCCCCAGTACACCAGGGAAG CTCTCTGTGCTCCTGTCTGCTGTGA GCCCTGGCTTCGCCCGCCAACGCTGCTCCTATTGTCTCCTGCAGGGGGCAGCACCATCCTGTACAACTGCTCCACCTGCGAGGGCAAGGAGGTGTCTTGTTGGCCCCGAAAGCGCTGCTTCCCAG GAAGTCACGATCTGTGGGACGCTAAGATTCTGCTCTTATCGATCTTCCAAATTGTCCTGCTTTTGGGTGTTGTGAGCCTCCACGTGGA GTACCACCACCTGCAAGCGAAAGGCTTGTGA